From the Leptotrichia sp. oral taxon 221 genome, one window contains:
- a CDS encoding HAD family phosphatase encodes MSKNIAAFFDIDGTIYRDSLLIEHFKMLLKYEYINMMSWESKVKEKFLKWENRTGDYDDYLDELVRTYMEALKNFNKDEMDFVAKRVMELKGDKVYRYTRDRLKYHKGKGHKVIIISGSPDFLVAKLAEKYGADDYRASIYKVNENGVFTGEVEPMWDEKSKKEAIKEFCKKYDIDLKKSFAYGDTTGDLTMFKAVENAIAINPAKKLFKKIKNNEKLKEKVKIIVERKDIIYQLDANVKILEENK; translated from the coding sequence ATGAGTAAAAATATAGCAGCTTTTTTTGATATTGATGGAACTATTTACAGGGATTCGTTATTGATTGAGCATTTTAAAATGCTTTTGAAATATGAATATATTAATATGATGAGTTGGGAATCAAAAGTGAAAGAGAAATTTTTGAAATGGGAAAATCGAACTGGAGATTATGATGATTATTTAGATGAATTGGTTAGAACTTATATGGAAGCGTTGAAAAATTTTAATAAAGATGAAATGGATTTTGTGGCAAAAAGAGTTATGGAATTGAAGGGAGATAAAGTTTATAGATACACGCGAGATAGACTTAAATATCACAAGGGAAAGGGTCATAAAGTTATTATCATTTCTGGAAGTCCAGATTTTTTAGTTGCAAAATTAGCTGAAAAATATGGAGCAGATGACTATAGAGCGTCAATTTATAAAGTGAATGAAAATGGCGTTTTTACAGGCGAAGTTGAGCCAATGTGGGATGAAAAGAGTAAAAAGGAAGCGATTAAAGAATTTTGTAAAAAATATGATATTGATTTGAAAAAATCGTTTGCATATGGAGATACAACTGGAGATTTGACGATGTTTAAAGCGGTTGAGAATGCAATTGCGATAAATCCAGCGAAAAAATTATTTAAAAAAATAAAGAATAATGAGAAATTAAAGGAAAAAGTGAAGATAATTGTTGAAAGAAAAGATATTATTTATCAATTGGATGCAAATGTAAAAATATTGGAAGAAAATAAATAA
- a CDS encoding HIRAN domain-containing protein: protein MLSNTFNGIKLEFEGLYYGGNYDLEIFPDGRFYYSYIETTSVELKKGSFQITQKEVMIFEEMMDYFELLKTQRNYAINTFDLGNGMLLIHKKNGIEEQIKLGKEIMFEYAKILLDKYINQSKQIFLLDTYLAGTKYIRNFSLKIKDSVKLDLYREFNAVALNAVAVYNENKEKVGYLPTEHNEVIARLIDAGKKIVAIPIPFDDEVALKIYLID, encoded by the coding sequence ATGCTGTCTAATACGTTTAATGGGATAAAACTTGAGTTTGAAGGACTTTATTATGGTGGAAATTACGATTTGGAAATTTTTCCTGATGGAAGATTTTATTATTCGTATATTGAGACAACATCGGTTGAATTGAAAAAGGGTTCTTTTCAAATTACTCAAAAAGAAGTGATGATATTTGAAGAAATGATGGATTATTTTGAATTATTGAAAACGCAGAGAAATTATGCAATAAATACTTTTGATTTAGGAAATGGAATGTTACTAATTCATAAAAAGAATGGAATTGAAGAGCAAATAAAATTAGGAAAAGAAATAATGTTTGAATATGCTAAAATTTTGTTGGATAAGTATATAAATCAATCGAAACAAATATTTTTATTGGACACTTATTTAGCAGGAACTAAGTATATTAGAAATTTTTCATTGAAAATAAAAGATTCTGTGAAATTGGATTTGTATCGTGAATTTAATGCCGTTGCATTGAATGCTGTTGCAGTTTATAATGAGAATAAAGAAAAGGTTGGATATTTACCGACTGAGCATAATGAAGTAATTGCAAGGCTTATAGATGCTGGGAAAAAGATAGTTGCTATTCCGATTCCATTTGATGATGAGGTAGCTTTGAAAATATATTTGATAGACTGA
- a CDS encoding contractile injection system protein, VgrG/Pvc8 family, with the protein MENMYEGKNIKITIDGKKIEDIIIKKFVLNEEINDHKKLKVEFETEDAEKKKLEEIIKKEDVKLQIELENSHFTKKIFRGVIDYFEILDYGSEGCKILIKAFSESIFFDRKLEKRYRVFQDKNWTYANIIGEINKEYKEKNLEIKFSEIANTQIGKIIVQYDETDWEFLVRIASHLGACLFVTEQEIITFGRIEVGNSKKENRFFSNYSAVRDYMNLYYKIYSNNVISIGDEISLSYELNDVEKKSGNNTSENVKKENSQNSFTVIKSNIFLKNYILKSEFLATNINEYKLPIIFNSEIKGSGVEARVEKVFSENGIAKMNVLFYEGLNKIVAGKLGNKKSKAYKDYGIERYPLSYQTFYSQTNTGFFCTPEVNDMVEVYFSNEDEQFAKVSWSINNEGNGRFSNYEKRNFHINGSDFNFKVEKDSVTVNIANGYTRNSKTSTKTAENIVSKSEKNTVIVSDDYIGFESIGEMSIYGSDINLIGKEKDIRIETPSEIRIKGRKVHNN; encoded by the coding sequence ATGGAAAATATGTATGAGGGTAAAAACATTAAGATAACTATTGATGGGAAGAAAATAGAGGATATTATTATTAAAAAATTTGTTTTGAATGAAGAGATTAACGATCATAAGAAATTGAAGGTGGAGTTTGAAACAGAGGATGCAGAAAAGAAAAAATTAGAAGAGATTATAAAAAAGGAAGATGTGAAACTTCAGATTGAGTTGGAAAATAGTCACTTTACAAAGAAGATTTTTAGAGGAGTAATTGATTATTTTGAAATTTTAGATTATGGAAGTGAAGGTTGTAAAATTTTGATAAAAGCATTTTCAGAAAGCATATTTTTTGATAGAAAATTGGAGAAGAGATATAGAGTTTTTCAGGATAAAAACTGGACATATGCAAATATTATTGGAGAAATTAATAAAGAATATAAAGAGAAAAATTTAGAAATAAAATTTTCTGAAATTGCGAACACACAGATTGGAAAAATAATAGTTCAATATGATGAAACTGATTGGGAATTTTTAGTTAGGATTGCATCACATTTAGGGGCCTGTTTGTTTGTGACAGAACAGGAAATTATTACATTTGGACGGATTGAAGTGGGAAATTCTAAAAAAGAGAATCGTTTTTTCAGTAATTATTCAGCAGTGCGAGATTATATGAATTTGTATTATAAAATTTACTCGAATAATGTTATTAGTATTGGTGATGAAATCAGTTTGAGCTATGAATTGAATGATGTTGAGAAGAAAAGTGGGAACAATACTTCTGAAAATGTAAAAAAAGAAAATTCCCAAAATAGTTTTACAGTTATAAAATCTAATATATTTTTGAAAAATTATATTTTGAAAAGCGAATTTTTAGCTACAAATATTAATGAGTACAAACTCCCGATAATTTTTAATTCTGAAATTAAAGGAAGTGGAGTGGAGGCCCGAGTTGAGAAGGTTTTCTCAGAAAATGGAATTGCAAAAATGAATGTTTTGTTTTATGAAGGATTGAATAAAATTGTGGCTGGTAAATTGGGAAATAAAAAGAGTAAGGCGTATAAAGATTATGGAATTGAGCGATATCCATTAAGCTATCAGACTTTTTATTCACAAACAAATACTGGATTTTTCTGTACACCTGAAGTTAATGACATGGTTGAAGTATATTTTTCTAATGAAGATGAGCAATTTGCCAAAGTTTCGTGGTCAATAAATAATGAAGGAAATGGAAGATTCAGTAATTATGAGAAAAGGAATTTTCATATAAATGGTAGCGATTTTAATTTTAAAGTGGAAAAAGATTCAGTAACAGTAAATATTGCGAACGGTTATACTCGAAATTCTAAAACTAGTACGAAAACCGCAGAAAATATTGTGAGTAAAAGCGAGAAAAATACTGTCATTGTATCAGATGATTATATTGGTTTTGAATCA